A window from Pseudomonadota bacterium encodes these proteins:
- a CDS encoding ferredoxin:glutaredoxin reductase produces MIHENEIDPKDVDTLYEKLSKDAGSSGYYLNPDIEFTKALISGLITNQKRYGYSSCPCRLAAGNKADDLDIICPCDYRDQDLNEYGACYCALYVSKAVVGGERKVSPIPERRPPIEERKKGKANNPKGVNPSLSYPVWRCKVCGYLCARENPPEVCPICKAKQERFERFI; encoded by the coding sequence ATGATTCACGAAAACGAAATTGACCCAAAAGATGTCGATACGCTCTACGAAAAACTATCAAAAGACGCCGGATCATCAGGATACTACCTCAACCCTGACATAGAATTTACAAAAGCGCTTATCAGCGGTCTCATTACCAACCAGAAAAGGTATGGATATTCTTCATGTCCATGCAGGCTTGCCGCTGGAAATAAAGCAGACGACCTCGACATTATATGCCCCTGTGATTACAGGGACCAGGACCTCAACGAATACGGCGCCTGTTATTGTGCCCTCTATGTTTCTAAGGCGGTTGTCGGCGGGGAGAGGAAAGTCTCTCCCATCCCAGAGAGGAGACCACCAATAGAAGAGAGGAAAAAGGGCAAAGCGAATAATCCTAAGGGTGTTAACCCCTCTCTATCCTATCCTGTCTGGAGATGCAAGGTATGCGGATACTTATGTGCCAGAGAAAATCCTCCTGAGGTGTGTCCCATATGCAAGGCAAAACAGGAAAGATTCGAGAGGTTCATATAA
- a CDS encoding respiratory nitrate reductase subunit gamma codes for MKIFLAILTYFSYTFIIAMYTIKAVKYLKLPTHLRWELYPVMHEEKYRYGGSYFEQVDWWTRIRQKRYLRGFLFLLKEYFVLNEYFQKNKTYWYFLYPWHIGFILIITFHMLCFFGAVAMVFGITISSSSQSMTGIVFYYAILFTGVVSFVTGAFGSVGLLIKRIYDENLKQYATPLHYFTYIFTFIVFISGLYAWYFIDPTLSEYREFWKGLITFKFIDVEFGAAAHIILFNLFLVYLPYTRSMHYITRFFAFYLIRWDDEPNIRGSKLERKLQALLNQKVSWSALHIKSGKTWGEQVEEPKMRS; via the coding sequence ATGAAAATCTTCTTGGCTATCCTCACCTATTTCTCATACACCTTCATCATCGCCATGTATACCATCAAGGCGGTAAAATACTTGAAGCTGCCTACACATCTCAGGTGGGAGCTCTACCCTGTTATGCATGAAGAAAAATATCGGTACGGGGGTTCGTATTTCGAGCAGGTGGACTGGTGGACAAGAATACGGCAAAAACGTTATTTGCGTGGATTTCTATTTTTACTCAAAGAGTACTTTGTCCTTAATGAATATTTTCAAAAAAACAAAACCTACTGGTACTTTCTCTATCCATGGCATATAGGGTTCATTCTGATCATTACCTTCCATATGCTCTGCTTTTTCGGGGCGGTTGCCATGGTTTTCGGCATTACAATATCATCATCGTCGCAAAGTATGACAGGCATCGTATTTTATTATGCTATCCTCTTTACCGGGGTTGTGAGTTTCGTTACTGGTGCATTCGGGAGTGTTGGCTTACTGATAAAAAGGATCTATGATGAAAATCTAAAACAGTATGCTACGCCCCTGCATTACTTTACCTATATTTTCACCTTTATAGTTTTTATCAGTGGACTCTATGCATGGTATTTTATAGACCCGACATTGTCCGAATACAGGGAATTCTGGAAAGGTCTCATTACATTTAAATTCATTGATGTAGAATTTGGTGCAGCAGCGCATATCATACTCTTCAACCTTTTTCTCGTTTACCTCCCCTATACACGGTCTATGCATTATATCACGAGATTCTTTGCATTTTATTTGATCAGATGGGATGATGAACCTAACATCAGAGGCAGTAAACTTGAACGCAAATTACAGGCACTTTTGAATCAAAAGGTTTCCTGGTCAGCACTACATATCAAATCGGGAAAAACGTGGGGCGAACAGGTTGAAGAACCGAAGATGCGAAGTTGA
- a CDS encoding glutaredoxin family protein, giving the protein MIMKHIDGDDKVKLSLYTLSTCIWCKMTKKLLSDLGVGYDYVDMDSLEGEEKEKTLEDLKRWNPRCSFPSLVINNETCIVGYDDKRIKEAMGR; this is encoded by the coding sequence ATGATAATGAAGCATATTGACGGAGACGACAAAGTAAAATTGTCTCTGTATACTCTGAGCACCTGCATCTGGTGCAAAATGACGAAAAAGCTTCTCAGCGATCTCGGTGTAGGTTACGACTATGTGGACATGGACAGCCTCGAAGGGGAAGAGAAGGAAAAAACCCTGGAAGACCTGAAGCGCTGGAATCCGAGATGCTCATTCCCTTCCCTCGTAATCAATAATGAAACATGCATAGTCGGTTATGATGATAAAAGGATCAAGGAAGCGATGGGACGATGA
- a CDS encoding TusE/DsrC/DsvC family sulfur relay protein gives MAKTTLGGIEMEIDEDGFIQEPDKWNKEIAEDIAKLESAYPMTEEHWKLVNYLRDYFLKYEIAPPIRMLVKQTGIDLKRIYQLFPGGPAKGACKIAGLPKPTGCV, from the coding sequence ATGGCAAAGACAACCCTTGGCGGAATTGAAATGGAGATTGATGAGGACGGTTTTATACAGGAACCGGATAAATGGAATAAGGAGATCGCAGAGGACATCGCAAAACTGGAAAGCGCTTACCCCATGACTGAAGAGCACTGGAAATTAGTGAACTACCTGAGGGATTATTTTTTGAAGTATGAAATTGCCCCACCAATAAGAATGCTTGTCAAACAGACAGGAATCGATTTAAAAAGAATCTATCAATTATTCCCTGGAGGTCCGGCAAAAGGGGCATGTAAGATAGCCGGGTTACCCAAACCCACAGGATGCGTGTAA
- a CDS encoding CBS domain-containing protein — protein MLVKDIMVYNVVTVSSDTYALDAERIMVFHGIGRLPVVDKGMLVGLITKDDILKASPSTATPANQRQLFYLMSKLTVKEIMKTNVLTVSPDTTIEKAVAIAQKNKVGCLPVVEGDRLIGIISSTDAFNKILYPLLGIGATGTRIIVYGAGAREESHKVMDVIIKAGLKVKTFWIPPDQDKFDLVLHLETDDATSIMKELRDLGYTVDLREYTA, from the coding sequence ATGTTAGTAAAAGACATAATGGTTTACAATGTAGTTACAGTTTCCAGCGATACTTATGCGCTTGATGCGGAGAGAATTATGGTGTTTCACGGGATCGGCAGATTACCGGTTGTTGACAAGGGGATGTTAGTTGGACTGATCACAAAAGATGATATTCTGAAAGCGAGCCCTTCTACAGCGACACCAGCAAACCAGAGACAGCTTTTTTATCTCATGTCAAAACTTACCGTAAAAGAAATTATGAAAACGAATGTTTTGACTGTTTCACCGGACACGACTATCGAGAAAGCAGTGGCTATAGCACAAAAGAATAAGGTTGGCTGTCTCCCTGTGGTTGAAGGGGACAGGCTTATAGGCATAATATCCTCAACGGACGCCTTCAATAAAATACTCTACCCGCTTTTGGGGATTGGAGCCACCGGTACACGTATCATTGTTTATGGCGCCGGAGCAAGAGAAGAATCTCATAAGGTTATGGATGTAATAATCAAAGCAGGCTTAAAGGTAAAAACATTCTGGATTCCACCAGATCAGGACAAATTTGACCTTGTGCTGCATCTTGAAACGGATGACGCAACCTCCATCATGAAAGAGTTAAGAGACCTCGGTTACACAGTTGATTTAAGGGAATATACAGCGTAG
- the nusB gene encoding transcription antitermination factor NusB: MRRRKSRELALRMLYQLETNSSNPELALENYCNIFPYQQDVVDYAESLMLGVKKDREIIDTYIQDASEHWKINRIAFVDKNILRIGIYEMLFSDDVPPKVAIDEAIELAKKYGNEDSGNFINGVLDRVFKDYYKKPCLT; encoded by the coding sequence GTGCGCAGAAGAAAATCCAGGGAATTAGCTTTGAGGATGCTGTATCAGTTAGAAACCAACAGTTCAAATCCAGAGCTTGCATTAGAAAATTACTGCAATATCTTTCCCTATCAGCAGGATGTAGTCGATTATGCCGAATCGTTGATGCTTGGCGTCAAAAAGGATAGGGAAATTATAGACACATATATTCAGGATGCCAGTGAGCATTGGAAGATCAACAGAATCGCCTTTGTTGATAAAAACATTTTGAGAATCGGTATTTATGAGATGCTGTTCTCTGATGATGTTCCTCCCAAAGTTGCCATTGATGAAGCGATAGAGCTGGCAAAAAAGTATGGAAATGAAGACTCCGGAAATTTTATCAACGGTGTTCTGGATAGGGTTTTTAAGGACTATTATAAGAAGCCATGCCTCACATAA
- a CDS encoding (Fe-S)-binding protein, translated as MQIEDISKKSEQLIRIKPEDLMPLPCPYDTPDADPAIRELTQDQKNRYEASLDGVLAIGIPKPETKEKEEELIKKFLSGLAKLLTKENNWTFLQPLLHSLEYCVKCQICNDSCPTYVASGKQEIYRPTYRPEILRRIINKYLKKQSILSLKLTGSDIELNWTLIARLAELAYRCTLCRRCAQICPLGVDNGLISHEIRKIFSQEMGIAPKELHESGTVQQLKAGSSTGIAPKALVNIISFMEDEIEEKTGKKIKIPVDKEGADILLLHNAGEFMAWPENTEAFAIIFEAAGLNWTLSSELVGYDAVNYGVWYDDFQFAKIALRHAEVAKTLKVKKISVGECGHAHKAMMVIADRILTGDLNIPRESAIPLLADLVMNNKIKLDPGRNNFPITLHDPCNMVRLMGIVEPQRQILRKICPQFREMEPHGVENYCCGGGSGFAIMQSMNFPDWRSAISGRVKLKQVLETFQDVISPGIPKYVCAPCSNCKGQIRDLFNYYSVFEKCNIFYGGLVELIANAMVDIKKPFIEWEWH; from the coding sequence ATGCAGATAGAAGATATAAGTAAAAAGAGCGAACAACTGATCAGGATAAAACCTGAAGACCTCATGCCCCTTCCCTGTCCTTACGATACACCCGATGCAGACCCGGCCATTAGAGAACTGACTCAGGATCAAAAGAATCGTTATGAAGCTTCTCTTGACGGCGTCCTCGCCATAGGCATACCCAAACCCGAAACAAAAGAAAAAGAAGAAGAGCTTATAAAAAAATTCCTTTCAGGTCTTGCCAAACTCCTCACAAAAGAAAACAACTGGACATTTCTCCAGCCCCTCTTGCATTCACTTGAGTATTGTGTCAAATGTCAGATTTGTAATGATTCATGTCCTACCTATGTGGCAAGCGGAAAACAGGAAATTTACCGGCCTACATACCGTCCGGAGATATTGCGCCGCATTATCAATAAATACCTGAAAAAGCAAAGCATCCTATCCTTGAAACTGACAGGAAGCGATATTGAGCTTAACTGGACACTCATTGCAAGGCTCGCCGAGCTTGCATACCGGTGCACCCTTTGCAGACGGTGTGCTCAGATATGCCCTCTGGGGGTGGACAATGGCCTTATAAGCCACGAGATAAGAAAAATATTCAGTCAGGAGATGGGAATAGCCCCGAAAGAATTACATGAATCCGGAACTGTTCAACAATTAAAGGCCGGATCTTCTACTGGTATCGCACCAAAGGCATTGGTCAATATTATAAGCTTTATGGAAGATGAAATAGAGGAAAAAACGGGTAAGAAAATCAAGATTCCCGTTGATAAAGAAGGGGCGGACATCCTCCTTCTCCATAACGCAGGGGAATTCATGGCATGGCCGGAAAACACAGAGGCCTTTGCTATTATCTTCGAAGCTGCCGGATTAAACTGGACCCTTTCGAGTGAGCTTGTTGGATATGATGCGGTGAATTATGGTGTCTGGTATGATGACTTCCAGTTTGCAAAGATCGCACTAAGACATGCCGAGGTTGCAAAGACATTAAAGGTAAAGAAAATATCTGTCGGTGAATGCGGTCATGCCCATAAGGCAATGATGGTCATTGCTGACAGGATATTAACGGGAGATTTGAATATACCGAGAGAAAGCGCCATTCCCTTACTGGCAGACCTCGTCATGAATAATAAAATTAAGCTTGACCCGGGCAGAAATAACTTCCCTATCACACTCCATGATCCATGTAATATGGTAAGGCTCATGGGCATCGTAGAACCACAGAGGCAGATTTTACGTAAAATCTGCCCGCAGTTCCGGGAAATGGAGCCTCATGGAGTGGAAAATTACTGCTGCGGTGGTGGAAGCGGCTTCGCAATTATGCAATCGATGAATTTTCCTGACTGGAGAAGCGCAATATCGGGGCGCGTAAAACTGAAGCAGGTCCTCGAAACCTTCCAGGATGTTATTTCACCCGGTATCCCAAAGTATGTTTGCGCACCCTGTTCAAACTGTAAAGGGCAGATAAGGGATCTTTTCAATTATTATTCTGTTTTTGAAAAGTGCAACATCTTTTATGGCGGGCTTGTCGAGTTGATAGCTAATGCAATGGTGGATATAAAAAAACCTTTTATTGAGTGGGAATGGCATTAG
- a CDS encoding NYN domain-containing protein, producing the protein MPHIIIDGYNYIHRIRSSSIPADTNMDMIRRVFLDKFVQYKKQKGMRITVVFDAYNSFSTGRQRENYKGIDVVYSRENETADDVMIGWIREKKAGMVIVTSDRAIIDEAKRYGVAFVVPAKLEMMIFQVGISKDEEAVEEEAYSVRKKGNPRKLPKKLRKASKVISKI; encoded by the coding sequence ATGCCTCACATAATCATCGATGGATATAATTATATACACAGAATAAGGTCTTCAAGTATACCGGCTGATACAAATATGGATATGATCCGGAGGGTTTTCCTGGATAAATTTGTTCAATATAAGAAACAAAAAGGTATGAGAATAACCGTTGTTTTTGACGCCTACAATAGCTTTTCCACTGGAAGGCAAAGAGAGAATTATAAGGGTATTGACGTTGTATATTCGAGGGAGAATGAGACTGCTGACGATGTCATGATAGGGTGGATACGCGAGAAGAAGGCAGGTATGGTCATAGTAACCTCTGATCGTGCTATAATTGATGAGGCAAAAAGATACGGGGTTGCCTTTGTTGTACCGGCCAAACTGGAAATGATGATTTTTCAAGTGGGTATCAGCAAGGATGAAGAAGCGGTCGAGGAAGAGGCATATTCTGTCAGGAAAAAAGGTAACCCGAGAAAACTCCCGAAGAAATTGAGGAAAGCGTCAAAGGTTATCAGTAAAATTTAA
- a CDS encoding RsbRD N-terminal domain-containing protein yields the protein MPEKILLRCVPYARQNRKDSRGSYKHWVTATQQLIMSLQDKIKQKKKAISERCFNLIAGTYPPATSQLLKREKDRFLNPVGYTIQNEIETIFDELTGEMNSNKLHTALESIIKIRAVQDFTPSEAIGFVFLLKEAVREETTKDRFQGVRGQGSGVKDNEAEIFEELLEFEQRIDRIALMAFDIYMECREKIYEIKTKEIELRVKVNYGK from the coding sequence GTGCCAGAGAAAATCCTCCTGAGGTGTGTCCCATATGCAAGGCAAAACAGGAAAGATTCGAGAGGTTCATATAAACACTGGGTTACCGCAACACAACAACTGATTATGAGCTTACAGGACAAAATAAAACAAAAGAAAAAGGCAATCTCCGAGAGATGTTTTAACCTCATTGCCGGCACCTACCCTCCCGCAACATCTCAACTATTAAAACGGGAAAAAGACAGATTTTTAAATCCAGTTGGATATACCATACAAAATGAAATAGAGACCATTTTCGACGAGCTTACAGGGGAAATGAATTCAAACAAATTACATACGGCGCTCGAAAGCATCATTAAGATAAGAGCGGTTCAGGATTTTACTCCATCTGAAGCCATTGGGTTCGTTTTTCTCCTCAAGGAGGCGGTAAGGGAAGAAACGACGAAAGACAGGTTTCAAGGGGTCAGGGGTCAGGGGTCAGGGGTCAAAGATAATGAGGCAGAAATATTTGAAGAATTGCTTGAGTTTGAACAGAGAATAGACAGAATTGCATTGATGGCCTTTGATATATATATGGAGTGCCGCGAAAAAATATATGAAATAAAGACTAAAGAAATAGAACTAAGAGTGAAGGTAAATTATGGAAAATAA
- a CDS encoding flavodoxin family protein, with amino-acid sequence MENKNSTRNTQHSKQILGLVGSPRKLGNCEVFIKEISSKIEVPHELNLIRLPSLNILPCHACYGCIMGNPCPNKDDMDFLLESITRSDAILVATPVYYLGAHSIFKRILDRGFLFYNYIEKTYNKPCILINIYGIEDRIGISPQTLMTFASFLCLNIKESANIKAALPGEILMDTGNRQKAETLAGMLFSDKEVKSKSGCPYCGCDIVRIEKERFICTLCHSHFFVDNQGSRFKIKDGGILGPPEHMNTHREWLKGMKNRFLEKRKEILKNSIPYKDMGKWIEPNKSSKE; translated from the coding sequence ATGGAAAATAAAAACTCAACACGCAACACGCAACACTCAAAACAGATTCTCGGCCTTGTCGGTTCTCCCCGCAAACTCGGCAATTGTGAGGTATTTATCAAAGAGATATCCAGCAAAATAGAGGTTCCTCATGAGCTGAACCTCATAAGGTTGCCTTCACTGAATATACTCCCCTGCCATGCCTGTTATGGGTGTATCATGGGAAACCCATGTCCGAATAAAGACGATATGGATTTTCTGCTGGAATCAATCACACGATCCGATGCAATCCTTGTTGCTACACCGGTCTATTATCTCGGCGCTCACAGCATCTTTAAAAGGATACTCGACAGGGGATTCCTTTTTTACAATTATATTGAAAAAACCTACAATAAACCTTGCATTCTTATAAATATTTACGGCATTGAAGACAGAATAGGCATCTCTCCGCAAACGCTGATGACCTTCGCATCATTCCTCTGTTTAAACATTAAAGAAAGCGCGAACATTAAAGCAGCTCTTCCAGGCGAAATTCTGATGGACACAGGGAACAGGCAAAAGGCAGAAACATTGGCCGGAATGTTGTTTTCCGATAAAGAGGTAAAGAGTAAATCCGGTTGCCCTTATTGCGGGTGCGACATTGTAAGAATAGAAAAAGAAAGATTCATTTGCACATTGTGTCACAGTCATTTTTTCGTGGACAATCAGGGAAGTAGATTTAAAATAAAAGACGGGGGTATATTAGGACCCCCTGAACATATGAACACCCACAGGGAATGGCTGAAGGGGATGAAAAACAGGTTTCTTGAAAAAAGGAAGGAAATACTTAAAAATTCCATTCCCTACAAAGACATGGGTAAATGGATCGAACCAAACAAAAGCAGTAAGGAGTAA
- a CDS encoding AMP-binding protein: MKIEPVRKPFELCPLNELLEKSARSFPSRIALRKREKQGWNAYTYGQFIDAVKKVAGFLRYSGYQKGDLIGILGDNCPEWIMCFMAVQWIGGIAVPLDTRAKEFEHSHIITHSGIKALFSNTRYLEGIKNIKPQLFLISMDKNNAYPDLPDIFNKFDSYSEREELHISETAVIFYTSGTTGNQKGVVLSHRNIVSDINSIYQSVIFDENDRFFSVLPISHAYENTAGNLLPLSVGASITYSQPLKPREMLEDIQDAKPTIMLAVPLLLEKLLAGIRKKMDNVPLHIKGLLGLIKGSATILNACRQGLGGRLLYKNIRGKMGLENLRFFVSGGAALSPWVQKGMEGFGFVVLQGYGLTEASPVATVNPPHKQKTGSVGPAIPDTEIKIIDPDAEGIGEIAIKGPNVFKKYYKNEGATKDVFLPDGFFLTGDIGYIDEEGFLYITGRKKSVIITRSGLNIFPEEIESIILESPFVEEILVIKGQNRITGDEEAHAVIYPNFDAIDEYYSDNKTVTWPDEQLKILLQREIDERSKKLADYKKIRSLTLRNEEFPKTSTNKIKRYLFES; this comes from the coding sequence ATGAAAATTGAGCCGGTAAGAAAACCCTTTGAATTATGCCCTTTGAATGAACTGCTCGAAAAAAGTGCAAGATCATTCCCTTCCCGTATTGCCCTCAGAAAAAGGGAAAAACAGGGGTGGAATGCATATACCTATGGACAATTTATTGATGCCGTAAAGAAGGTTGCGGGATTTCTCAGATACAGCGGTTATCAGAAGGGCGATCTTATCGGCATCCTTGGAGATAACTGTCCTGAATGGATCATGTGTTTTATGGCTGTACAATGGATTGGCGGAATCGCCGTTCCCCTCGACACCCGGGCAAAGGAATTTGAACACAGTCACATAATAACCCACTCCGGCATAAAAGCCTTATTCAGCAATACACGCTACCTCGAAGGAATCAAGAACATTAAGCCTCAACTTTTTTTGATATCCATGGATAAAAATAATGCCTATCCCGATCTCCCCGATATTTTCAACAAATTCGATAGTTATTCTGAACGGGAAGAACTGCATATTAGCGAGACAGCCGTGATTTTTTATACATCAGGAACTACCGGCAATCAAAAGGGGGTTGTTCTATCTCATCGGAATATTGTATCCGATATAAATTCTATTTATCAATCAGTCATCTTTGACGAAAACGACCGGTTCTTTTCAGTATTACCTATATCCCATGCATATGAAAATACCGCAGGCAACCTTCTTCCGCTCAGCGTTGGTGCATCAATCACCTATTCGCAACCGTTAAAGCCAAGAGAAATGCTTGAAGATATTCAGGATGCCAAACCCACAATCATGCTCGCTGTCCCGCTCCTTCTGGAGAAACTTCTCGCGGGTATTCGTAAAAAAATGGACAATGTGCCCCTGCACATCAAGGGCCTTTTGGGATTGATCAAGGGGTCTGCCACAATTTTAAATGCATGCCGACAAGGCCTGGGAGGCCGGCTTCTTTACAAAAATATACGGGGAAAGATGGGGTTAGAAAATTTGAGGTTCTTTGTCTCAGGAGGCGCAGCACTATCGCCGTGGGTTCAGAAAGGTATGGAAGGATTCGGCTTTGTGGTTTTACAGGGCTATGGACTTACCGAAGCATCACCCGTTGCTACAGTGAACCCGCCCCATAAGCAAAAAACCGGTAGTGTTGGACCTGCCATTCCTGACACAGAAATAAAAATTATTGATCCAGACGCTGAAGGAATAGGAGAGATTGCAATTAAAGGCCCAAATGTCTTTAAAAAATACTATAAAAACGAAGGCGCAACGAAGGATGTCTTTTTGCCCGACGGGTTTTTCTTGACAGGCGATATCGGCTATATCGACGAAGAAGGCTTCCTCTATATAACAGGCAGGAAAAAATCGGTGATTATTACGCGAAGCGGTCTCAACATCTTTCCCGAAGAGATTGAAAGCATTATACTTGAATCACCTTTCGTTGAAGAAATTCTTGTTATAAAAGGACAAAACCGCATCACGGGCGATGAAGAAGCCCATGCCGTAATCTATCCGAACTTTGATGCAATCGATGAATATTATTCAGATAATAAAACTGTTACCTGGCCAGATGAGCAGTTAAAGATACTCCTGCAGAGAGAAATCGACGAGAGAAGCAAAAAACTTGCTGATTACAAAAAAATCCGTAGCCTTACCTTACGGAACGAGGAATTCCCCAAAACATCTACAAACAAGATTAAACGTTATTTATTCGAAAGTTAA
- a CDS encoding YHS domain-containing protein, whose amino-acid sequence MAAVCPVCKVEVEEKKARGTSSYKEQTYYFCSKACKKKFDEEPEKYTKKGK is encoded by the coding sequence ATGGCAGCAGTCTGTCCAGTATGTAAAGTAGAAGTTGAAGAGAAAAAGGCACGAGGGACAAGCAGCTACAAAGAGCAGACTTACTATTTCTGCAGCAAGGCCTGTAAGAAAAAATTCGACGAGGAACCTGAAAAATACACAAAAAAGGGTAAATAG
- a CDS encoding potassium channel family protein codes for MMHAIKTRLKILLIVFFSLIVAGTIGFMAIEDRSLLDAAYYVIVTVATVGYGDIHPVTPAGKLFAIVLIITGVGIFLGVIANVTEIMLAKREIESRMEKLNMVIGVFFSEVGMKLLSTFTGYDPNFEKIREELVVKATWTDENFLAVSKDLKNYDYSVDIHLVDLEGMRTFLLDKRGFLLGLLENPVLLEHQSFTDLLRAVFHVLEELSSRDNLTDLPESDKTHLAGDIKRAYNFLINEWLDYMQYLKNNYPYLFSLAMRTNPFDHSASIIIK; via the coding sequence ATGATGCATGCTATCAAGACACGCCTGAAAATATTACTCATTGTCTTCTTTTCTCTCATTGTCGCCGGCACAATCGGTTTTATGGCAATTGAAGACAGATCTCTCCTTGATGCAGCCTATTACGTCATTGTAACTGTGGCTACGGTGGGATATGGAGACATTCACCCTGTAACGCCGGCAGGTAAACTATTCGCAATTGTCCTGATTATAACGGGTGTAGGTATTTTTCTGGGCGTTATTGCAAATGTCACGGAAATCATGCTCGCCAAAAGAGAGATTGAAAGCCGCATGGAGAAGCTTAACATGGTCATTGGCGTCTTTTTCAGTGAGGTGGGAATGAAGCTTTTATCCACCTTCACCGGCTATGACCCCAATTTCGAGAAGATACGGGAAGAACTGGTCGTGAAGGCAACATGGACTGATGAAAATTTTTTGGCTGTCAGCAAGGACCTCAAAAATTATGACTATAGTGTCGATATCCATCTTGTTGACCTTGAAGGCATGAGAACATTTCTCCTCGATAAAAGGGGGTTTTTATTGGGCTTGCTGGAAAATCCTGTACTGCTGGAACACCAGTCTTTTACAGACTTGCTCAGGGCAGTATTCCATGTTCTTGAAGAACTTTCTTCCAGAGATAATTTAACGGATCTCCCGGAAAGTGACAAAACGCACCTGGCAGGTGATATCAAAAGGGCTTATAATTTTCTCATTAACGAATGGCTCGATTACATGCAGTATCTGAAAAACAATTACCCGTACCTCTTTTCTCTCGCCATGCGAACCAACCCCTTTGACCACAGCGCCTCCATTATCATTAAGTAA